Proteins encoded within one genomic window of Amorphoplanes friuliensis DSM 7358:
- a CDS encoding VWA domain-containing protein gives MDLFKGAIGLFKNIADSPDVADPARAAHKRAVPTGYGLLVHGAAHAAHSRWTAPPGTPPILAHVADLLEESRAEGRQRQRRRADRRWLRHTVTALLDPGTAPVDDPWHVGTLAALFLARVDARIVTSKDVRTVRAAVTAVLGRRRLRELREVWQHAHLVDDTDATTMIQLARRWCQILGIDPDQQRTVPAADPGEFPGRLAQALTDFLAVTAGHPSLVRRPHPRPAAHTADRLEAQQPHRAATPRRRRPRRPNPTRPHPEPGVKPSLIPPGRLRTRQAITADAQTAAGQVPTAAPWQQRRQLPPLKPTLHLAILVDLSGSMQSYADEMSSAAWIFAHAARRAQAVTTTVGFGSYTTVLVAPGERPPRVLHMVANQSTVTFPEAARVADQLLDLRHGRTLRMLAVVSDGHLNDIAAGQKIVTTLHRAGCGVLWLRPDGLPGHTFMHATTVTVADPTDAVAHIASAMVTTLERA, from the coding sequence ATGGACCTGTTCAAGGGCGCGATCGGGCTGTTCAAGAACATCGCCGACAGCCCCGACGTCGCCGACCCGGCCCGGGCCGCCCACAAACGCGCCGTTCCGACCGGGTACGGGCTGCTTGTCCACGGCGCCGCCCACGCCGCGCACAGCCGCTGGACCGCCCCGCCCGGCACCCCGCCGATCCTCGCCCACGTCGCCGACCTGCTCGAGGAATCCCGCGCGGAAGGCAGACAACGCCAGCGGCGCCGCGCCGACCGGCGCTGGCTACGCCACACCGTCACCGCCCTGCTCGACCCCGGCACCGCCCCGGTCGACGACCCTTGGCACGTCGGAACCCTCGCCGCGTTGTTCTTGGCACGCGTCGACGCCCGCATCGTCACCAGCAAAGACGTCCGCACCGTGCGGGCCGCGGTCACCGCCGTACTCGGCCGCCGGCGGCTACGCGAACTCCGCGAGGTCTGGCAACACGCTCACCTGGTCGACGACACCGACGCAACCACGATGATCCAACTCGCGCGCCGCTGGTGCCAGATCCTCGGCATCGACCCCGACCAGCAGCGCACCGTCCCGGCCGCCGATCCGGGCGAGTTCCCTGGCCGGCTCGCCCAGGCCCTGACCGACTTCTTGGCCGTCACCGCCGGTCACCCCAGCTTAGTACGCCGCCCACACCCTCGCCCGGCGGCACACACCGCCGACCGGCTGGAAGCGCAGCAACCCCACCGAGCAGCAACGCCGCGCCGCCGGCGACCTCGCCGCCCGAATCCAACACGCCCGCACCCGGAACCCGGTGTCAAACCGTCACTGATCCCACCCGGGCGGCTCCGCACCAGGCAGGCCATCACCGCCGACGCGCAAACGGCCGCCGGGCAGGTACCCACCGCCGCGCCTTGGCAACAGCGCCGGCAGCTTCCGCCGCTCAAGCCGACTCTGCACCTGGCGATCCTGGTCGACCTGTCCGGCTCCATGCAGTCTTACGCCGACGAAATGTCCTCCGCCGCCTGGATCTTCGCCCACGCCGCCCGCCGGGCCCAAGCCGTCACCACCACCGTCGGCTTCGGCAGCTACACCACCGTGCTCGTCGCTCCCGGCGAGCGGCCACCACGGGTGCTGCACATGGTCGCCAACCAAAGCACCGTCACCTTCCCGGAAGCCGCCCGAGTCGCTGACCAGCTCCTGGATCTGCGCCACGGCCGCACCCTGCGCATGCTTGCCGTGGTATCCGACGGGCACCTCAACGACATCGCCGCCGGGCAGAAAATAGTCACCACGTTGCATCGAGCGGGGTGCGGCGTTCTCTGGCTGCGTCCCGATGGCCTGCCCGGCCACACCTTCATGCACGCCACCACGGTGACGGTGGCCGACCCTACCGACGCCGTTGCGCACATCGCCAGCGCCATGGTCACCACCCTCGAACGAGCCTGA
- a CDS encoding TIGR02611 family protein: protein MSQSDPVIETPPKEDSPPGVLDRIRANPTGRLALKIGIGILGGIVVAVGIVLIPFPGPGWAIVILGLAIWAVEFHWAKRLLHFTKGHVQSWTHWVLKQPLPLRALIGLAGFVFICAVVWTSVKLTMGIDLASVIWKFITGG from the coding sequence ATGTCCCAATCCGACCCCGTGATCGAAACCCCGCCCAAGGAAGACTCACCTCCAGGCGTCCTCGACCGCATCCGCGCCAACCCCACCGGGCGCCTCGCGCTCAAGATCGGCATCGGCATCCTCGGCGGCATCGTCGTGGCCGTCGGCATCGTGCTGATCCCGTTCCCCGGACCGGGCTGGGCCATCGTGATCCTCGGCCTCGCCATCTGGGCGGTCGAATTCCACTGGGCCAAACGCCTGCTCCACTTCACCAAGGGCCACGTCCAGTCCTGGACCCACTGGGTACTGAAACAACCCCTGCCCCTGCGCGCGCTGATCGGCCTCGCCGGCTTCGTCTTCATCTGCGCGGTGGTCTGGACCTCCGTCAAGCTCACCATGGGCATCGACCTGGCGTCGGTGATCTGGAAGTTCATCACCGGAGGTTGA
- a CDS encoding SsgA family sporulation/cell division regulator — MSTIRPTTVEVETSLRLVAPDATALPVRASLRYDPADPYAVHVLFHAESAGGEAVSWSFARELLVTGLDEPAGIGDVRVWPWATPRGDFVALALSSPDGNALFEVPRSVLVRFLRRTYVVVPRGRESDHLDVDAAVNRLLAGR, encoded by the coding sequence ATGAGTACCATTCGTCCAACGACCGTCGAGGTCGAAACCTCGCTGCGGCTCGTAGCGCCAGATGCCACGGCTCTGCCCGTGCGCGCCAGTCTGCGGTACGACCCAGCCGACCCGTACGCGGTCCACGTGTTGTTCCACGCAGAATCAGCCGGTGGGGAAGCCGTTAGCTGGTCCTTTGCGCGCGAACTGCTCGTGACCGGGCTCGATGAGCCTGCGGGCATCGGGGACGTCCGGGTGTGGCCGTGGGCCACACCGCGGGGCGATTTTGTTGCCCTTGCGCTGTCGTCGCCTGACGGCAACGCGCTGTTCGAAGTGCCACGCAGTGTCCTGGTCCGGTTCCTTCGGCGCACCTATGTGGTGGTGCCGCGGGGCCGGGAGTCCGATCACCTGGATGTGGACGCCGCGGTCAACCGGCTGCTGGCCGGTCGATAG
- a CDS encoding helix-turn-helix transcriptional regulator translates to MVTSGTRRTRLAPAPNWAGVGTCALPDTDLADPHPVPRRLPYHLLALTTAGHGTVEIDFVVHRCRPGTLLWIRPGQAVRFGIEPGLDASLVSWDRELLSAAEVAGVPVDDLPGPTRWQLAGEDEDAVITEVAQLGVDSARHSSGAVAGALLRHQLAVLLLRIALLTRAGDGGGTTSESRTFARFRRDLEDGHPHSRRVEDYAARIGCSVRTLTRACLAVTGRSAKQVVDDRVALEAQRLLACTDLSVAEIGRRLGFGEPTNFGRFFHREVGLSPGAFRIGAGVQMPAQVAADVADIGARVPAQRLAAD, encoded by the coding sequence ATGGTCACTTCCGGTACCCGCCGCACCCGGCTCGCACCCGCCCCCAACTGGGCGGGCGTCGGAACCTGCGCGTTGCCGGACACCGATCTGGCCGATCCGCATCCGGTGCCGCGGCGGTTGCCCTACCACCTGCTGGCGCTGACGACCGCGGGACACGGCACCGTCGAGATCGATTTTGTGGTTCATCGGTGCCGCCCGGGCACCCTGTTGTGGATCCGGCCGGGTCAGGCGGTGCGCTTCGGGATCGAGCCGGGGCTGGATGCTTCGCTGGTCTCGTGGGATCGCGAGCTGCTCTCGGCGGCCGAGGTGGCCGGCGTACCGGTGGATGATCTTCCCGGGCCGACACGGTGGCAGCTGGCCGGCGAGGACGAGGACGCCGTGATCACCGAGGTGGCGCAGCTCGGTGTCGACAGCGCGCGGCATTCGTCCGGGGCGGTCGCCGGTGCGCTGCTGCGTCATCAGCTTGCCGTCCTGTTGCTGCGGATCGCGTTGCTGACCCGTGCCGGGGACGGCGGCGGCACCACCTCGGAGAGCCGGACCTTCGCGCGGTTCCGCCGCGACCTGGAGGACGGTCATCCGCACAGCCGGCGGGTGGAGGACTACGCGGCGCGGATCGGCTGCTCGGTCCGGACGCTCACGCGGGCCTGTCTGGCGGTCACCGGCCGCAGCGCCAAGCAGGTCGTCGACGACCGGGTCGCACTCGAGGCGCAACGGCTGCTGGCCTGCACGGATCTGTCCGTCGCCGAGATCGGGCGGCGGCTCGGGTTCGGTGAGCCCACCAACTTCGGCCGTTTTTTCCACCGCGAGGTCGGGCTCAGCCCGGGTGCGTTCCGGATCGGCGCCGGGGTCCAGATGCCCGCGCAGGTGGCCGCCGACGTCGCCGACATCGGCGCCCGCGTCCCGGCCCAACGACTCGCCGCCGACTGA
- a CDS encoding RrF2 family transcriptional regulator, whose protein sequence is MQISARGDYAVRAALSLAHAYPALMSAQAIAQDQNMPRKFLEAVLADLRRAGVVRAQRGAEGGYTLSQSPRDITIGQILRAVDGPLAGVRGLRPEETQYSGAAENLPNLWVAVRSAVREVVDEVSLAELISGRMPAHVRKLTTRPDAWQPR, encoded by the coding sequence GTGCAGATCTCCGCGCGCGGCGACTACGCGGTACGGGCGGCGCTGAGCTTGGCCCACGCCTACCCGGCCCTGATGTCCGCCCAGGCCATTGCCCAGGACCAGAACATGCCTCGAAAGTTCCTCGAGGCGGTTCTCGCCGACCTGCGCCGCGCCGGGGTGGTCAGAGCTCAGCGCGGTGCCGAGGGCGGCTACACATTGTCACAGTCCCCACGGGACATCACGATCGGTCAGATCCTGCGGGCCGTCGACGGTCCACTCGCGGGAGTCCGCGGGCTGCGACCCGAGGAAACCCAATACTCGGGAGCGGCGGAAAACCTGCCGAACCTGTGGGTGGCCGTACGGTCCGCGGTGCGTGAGGTGGTCGACGAGGTCAGCCTGGCCGAGTTGATCAGTGGGCGCATGCCCGCCCACGTCCGCAAGCTCACGACGCGCCCGGATGCCTGGCAACCCCGCTGA
- a CDS encoding tetratricopeptide repeat protein gives MAPPLAELTAQAQTLTSAGDLDGARAVLADVLDPADADPRQASPDLALAAALQARILIALGDPHGARTWAGFAHAAEERLHGPHDERTVAAAATHAAVLHRVGNHGRAAQLYHDLVGQLTAVDGPLSPRVLAAEADLATAEHAAGQCTAARHRLADAWSRHHEAYGDEAPAGIKMLARLGAMERECGRTQDSQAHFAQAQELCARYLPPDHPLAQQVARLAGAPPSGRHVCGRVQTSDGPVSGGPASGVTRMPATTPGVHPVRREDRPPGDLTGRHARPEPPVALPLTSPAAPAELVDQGARLEQAQPAERTDPAPRAAWAEQAESAERADPGPRAAWAEQAERAEQAEPGPARAVPEQQLRRHQIPEQQSPEQRSPERPAPIWPAYSTTAQGPVTQPPAEQTTAAHSPAAVYSPAAEEHAAAYSPAVGEPATAYSPAAGGHAATYSPAVTEPDAAYGPAVEEHSAAVQEHAVYSPAVQEQAVYGPAVGEPTVPGPRVAPGEQVSPQSWSVQPPGPWPPDSTPPVAYPGDGYPPGPELPLPATGRHLPVPVEKRDPHTSRQPLILAAAVVAGIAVAAAVVAATLPRGEQAAAPPSVTSAPAPSAAASAAPSPTGTAVAPAGVTLRDNRDSVSLTWRYPKGSEGPVLISGGRVGQEQRAFQQLPAGTTDYVVYGLNKANNYCFTVAVVYTVDQVAASKAVCTSRK, from the coding sequence GTGGCACCTCCGCTCGCCGAACTGACCGCCCAGGCGCAGACACTGACGTCCGCCGGCGACCTCGACGGCGCCCGGGCGGTGCTGGCCGACGTGCTCGACCCGGCCGACGCCGACCCGCGCCAGGCCTCCCCCGACCTCGCGCTCGCCGCGGCCCTGCAGGCACGCATCCTGATCGCGCTCGGCGACCCGCACGGCGCCCGCACCTGGGCCGGTTTTGCCCACGCCGCCGAGGAACGCCTGCACGGCCCGCACGACGAGCGCACGGTCGCCGCGGCGGCCACCCACGCCGCCGTCCTGCACCGGGTGGGCAACCACGGCCGGGCCGCCCAGCTCTACCACGACCTCGTCGGCCAACTGACCGCAGTGGACGGCCCGCTGTCCCCGCGCGTCCTGGCGGCCGAGGCCGACCTCGCCACCGCCGAGCACGCCGCGGGCCAGTGCACCGCGGCCCGCCACCGGCTCGCCGACGCCTGGTCCCGCCACCACGAGGCGTACGGCGACGAGGCCCCCGCCGGCATCAAGATGCTCGCCCGGCTCGGCGCGATGGAGCGCGAGTGCGGCCGTACCCAGGACTCCCAGGCACACTTCGCCCAGGCCCAGGAGCTGTGCGCCCGCTACCTGCCCCCGGACCACCCGCTCGCCCAGCAGGTCGCCCGCCTCGCCGGGGCCCCGCCCTCGGGCCGCCACGTGTGTGGCCGCGTGCAGACCTCGGACGGCCCGGTCTCGGGCGGCCCGGCCTCCGGCGTCACGCGGATGCCGGCGACCACCCCGGGTGTGCACCCCGTCCGCCGCGAGGACCGCCCACCGGGCGACCTGACCGGCCGCCACGCCCGCCCCGAACCCCCCGTCGCCCTCCCCCTCACCTCGCCCGCCGCCCCCGCCGAGCTGGTCGACCAAGGCGCGCGGCTCGAGCAAGCCCAGCCAGCCGAACGGACCGACCCAGCACCTCGAGCCGCGTGGGCTGAACAAGCCGAGTCGGCCGAACGGGCCGACCCGGGACCCCGAGCCGCATGGGCCGAGCAAGCTGAGCGGGCCGAGCAAGCCGAGCCGGGACCGGCCCGGGCCGTCCCGGAGCAGCAACTCCGGCGGCACCAAATCCCGGAGCAACAGTCCCCGGAGCAGCGGTCGCCGGAACGGCCGGCGCCGATCTGGCCGGCCTACAGCACGACAGCCCAGGGACCGGTGACTCAGCCCCCGGCCGAACAAACGACCGCTGCCCACTCCCCGGCAGCCGTGTACAGCCCAGCGGCCGAAGAGCACGCTGCCGCCTATAGCCCAGCGGTCGGTGAGCCCGCTACGGCCTACAGCCCGGCGGCGGGAGGGCACGCTGCGACCTACAGCCCGGCGGTCACAGAGCCGGACGCCGCCTACGGCCCGGCGGTCGAGGAGCACAGCGCGGCGGTCCAGGAGCATGCCGTGTACAGCCCGGCGGTTCAGGAGCAGGCCGTGTACGGCCCGGCGGTTGGGGAGCCGACTGTGCCCGGGCCGCGGGTCGCGCCCGGGGAACAGGTTTCGCCGCAGTCGTGGTCGGTGCAGCCGCCCGGTCCGTGGCCTCCCGACTCGACGCCTCCGGTGGCCTATCCGGGTGATGGTTATCCACCCGGGCCCGAGCTGCCGTTGCCGGCGACGGGCCGCCATCTGCCCGTACCCGTGGAGAAGCGTGACCCGCACACCTCCCGGCAGCCGCTGATCCTGGCCGCGGCGGTCGTGGCGGGGATCGCCGTGGCGGCGGCGGTGGTCGCCGCGACGTTGCCCCGGGGTGAGCAGGCCGCGGCCCCACCGTCCGTGACGTCGGCGCCCGCACCCTCAGCCGCGGCGAGCGCCGCGCCGTCACCGACCGGGACCGCGGTGGCACCGGCAGGGGTGACGTTGCGGGACAACAGGGACAGCGTGTCGCTCACGTGGCGTTATCCGAAGGGGTCCGAGGGGCCGGTGCTGATCTCGGGTGGCCGGGTCGGGCAGGAGCAGCGGGCGTTCCAGCAGTTGCCCGCGGGCACCACGGATTACGTCGTGTACGGGCTCAACAAGGCCAACAACTACTGCTTCACGGTGGCGGTGGTCTATACCGTCGACCAGGTGGCAGCTTCGAAGGCGGTCTGTACGAGCCGTAAGTAA